A section of the Leptospira kobayashii genome encodes:
- a CDS encoding SRPBCC family protein has product MANTNTETSNLADREIISIRTVNFPRQLVFKAWTEPERLARWWGPKDFRNSFEEFDLRPGGNWRFVMHGPNGVDYPNHCVFVEIVQPELLIFNHISPVHFFQVTASFEEVSTDKTKVIFRMMFDSAEECGKSRPYIIKGNEENFDRLEEELKRVT; this is encoded by the coding sequence ATGGCGAATACGAATACGGAAACTTCCAATTTAGCGGACCGGGAAATCATATCCATACGAACTGTAAATTTTCCGCGCCAACTTGTTTTCAAAGCATGGACTGAGCCGGAACGATTGGCACGTTGGTGGGGACCGAAAGATTTCAGGAACAGCTTTGAAGAGTTCGATCTTCGACCGGGAGGAAACTGGCGTTTTGTGATGCACGGTCCGAACGGGGTTGATTATCCGAATCATTGTGTTTTTGTGGAAATCGTACAACCGGAGCTTCTTATATTCAACCACATTAGCCCGGTTCATTTTTTCCAAGTAACTGCGAGCTTCGAAGAAGTTTCAACGGACAAGACAAAAGTTATATTTCGTATGATGTTCGATTCTGCGGAAGAATGCGGCAAGTCCCGACCTTATATTATCAAAGGAAACGAAGAAAATTTCGATCGTTTGGAAGAAGAACTAAAGAGAGTCACCTAA
- a CDS encoding dihydrofolate reductase family protein, which produces MRKLIFQMMVSLDGYYEGPNGEIDWHVVENEFNSYAADLLDKVDTLIFGRKTYELMASYWPTNEAATDDPTVAQRMNDLSKIVVSKTLKTADWKNTKLISDHVVEEIRNLKNLSGKDIAVFGSSDLSITLLEHGLLDEIRVFVNPILLGQGKPLFQGLKTRTNLKLTQTKTLNSGLVMLYYTPI; this is translated from the coding sequence ATGAGAAAACTAATTTTTCAAATGATGGTATCTTTGGACGGATACTACGAAGGACCCAATGGCGAAATCGATTGGCATGTTGTTGAAAATGAATTCAACAGCTATGCTGCGGATTTATTGGACAAAGTGGATACTCTGATTTTCGGAAGAAAGACTTATGAACTGATGGCAAGCTATTGGCCCACTAATGAAGCGGCGACCGACGATCCGACAGTTGCACAAAGGATGAACGACCTATCCAAGATTGTTGTTTCAAAAACTTTGAAAACGGCCGATTGGAAAAATACAAAATTAATCTCGGATCATGTAGTTGAAGAGATCCGAAATTTAAAAAATCTTTCCGGCAAAGACATTGCCGTTTTCGGAAGCTCGGATCTTTCCATAACTTTGCTTGAACACGGTTTGCTTGATGAGATTCGGGTCTTCGTAAATCCGATTCTACTTGGTCAAGGCAAACCCCTCTTCCAGGGATTAAAGACCAGAACGAACTTAAAGCTGACCCAAACAAAAACACTTAACTCCGGTTTGGTTATGCTCTATTACACACCAATATAA
- a CDS encoding MFS transporter, whose protein sequence is MNQTTITPPRAGKKEWIGLAVIALPCLLYSMDLTVLYLAVPHLTAALKPSASQLLWIVDIYGFLVAGCMITMGTLGDRIGRRKLLLIGASAFGVASILAAFSTTAEMLIATRALLGITAATLAPSTLSLIRNMFHDPEERTIAIGIWGTSFSLGGAIGPLLGGVLLEYFWWGSVFLVSVPVMVLLLIVGPKLLPEFKDPQAGRLDITSATLSLVSVLSVIYGLKQVAEHGWELVAGFSIFAGIIFGFIFVQRQKKLKDPLIDLDLFKSLAFSVALLANTLSIFVGLGSFLFIALYLQLILGLSPFEAGLWTLPMAGGNILGSMLVPILVKYIRPAFVIAGGFVLSAIGFSLYAQLDGSSGLVYIVLGGIVLALGICCVVILGTDIIVSAAPPERAGAAASISETGTELGGVLGIAILGSIGTAVYRIKMTSSIPEGLTEEVASAAQNSIGTAFAIAAEVPVQTGSAILSSAKEAFISSLQLTSVICAMISIVLSVTVVYMLRNKKKVEET, encoded by the coding sequence ATGAACCAAACGACAATTACACCGCCCCGTGCAGGAAAAAAAGAATGGATCGGACTTGCAGTCATAGCTCTTCCCTGCCTGCTGTATTCCATGGATCTTACGGTATTATATCTTGCAGTACCTCATTTAACAGCTGCATTAAAACCTTCCGCTTCCCAGCTTCTGTGGATCGTAGACATTTACGGTTTTCTTGTGGCAGGATGTATGATCACTATGGGAACTTTGGGAGATAGAATAGGAAGACGCAAACTACTGTTAATTGGTGCCTCCGCCTTCGGTGTTGCCAGCATACTAGCCGCATTCTCAACAACGGCGGAAATGTTGATTGCCACCCGTGCTCTGCTCGGAATCACTGCGGCGACATTGGCACCTTCCACTTTGTCTCTCATTCGAAACATGTTTCATGATCCTGAAGAACGCACAATAGCAATCGGGATCTGGGGAACCAGTTTTTCCCTGGGAGGCGCGATTGGCCCGCTCCTAGGAGGAGTTCTACTGGAATATTTCTGGTGGGGTTCCGTATTTTTAGTCAGTGTTCCGGTAATGGTGCTTCTATTGATCGTAGGTCCCAAATTATTACCCGAGTTCAAAGATCCGCAAGCGGGAAGATTAGATATAACAAGCGCTACACTATCACTTGTATCGGTTCTATCCGTGATTTACGGTTTAAAACAAGTGGCGGAACACGGCTGGGAACTTGTAGCCGGTTTTTCCATTTTTGCCGGAATCATCTTCGGTTTCATATTTGTTCAAAGACAAAAAAAATTGAAAGATCCTCTCATCGACTTGGACTTATTTAAGTCACTGGCATTCAGCGTGGCCTTACTCGCAAATACTCTTTCCATCTTCGTAGGATTGGGAAGTTTTTTATTCATCGCATTATATCTGCAGTTGATCCTGGGACTTTCTCCCTTTGAAGCCGGATTGTGGACTTTACCTATGGCTGGTGGAAATATTTTGGGATCCATGTTGGTTCCAATCCTCGTCAAATACATTCGCCCCGCCTTTGTTATAGCAGGCGGATTTGTACTTTCCGCAATCGGGTTTTCTCTTTATGCGCAATTGGACGGAAGTTCCGGTCTCGTTTATATCGTATTAGGTGGAATCGTTCTGGCACTAGGAATTTGTTGCGTGGTGATTTTGGGAACCGATATCATAGTAAGTGCAGCTCCACCGGAAAGAGCAGGTGCGGCCGCATCCATATCGGAAACAGGAACAGAGTTAGGTGGTGTATTAGGAATAGCGATTTTAGGAAGTATAGGAACAGCCGTTTATAGAATTAAGATGACGAGCTCCATTCCCGAAGGGTTGACAGAGGAAGTTGCTTCGGCAGCACAAAATAGTATTGGCACTGCATTTGCCATTGCGGCGGAAGTTCCGGTACAAACCGGTTCCGCAATTCTCAGTTCTGCAAAAGAAGCATTTATAAGTTCATTACAACTTACATCTGTTATTTGTGCAATGATTTCAATCGTTCTCTCGGTTACAGTCGTCTATATGCTTCGCAATAAAAAGAAAGTAGAAGAAACATGA
- a CDS encoding NAD(P)/FAD-dependent oxidoreductase, producing MVKELQLRLLPEIAGQPEELKNYLASTLKVLPNDITHVEIINRSIDARQRIVYVNLKVNVFIKEEFTERLPSLPRYPNVKNAEEVLIIGAGPAGLFAALKLIELGIKPILIERGKDVKERVSDLRGINVHHIVNEDSNYCFGEGGAGTYSDGKLYTRSKKRGNVREILELLVAFGANKDILIEAHPHIGTNKLPDIIRRIRENIIEQGGEVHFQKRVIDLIIENNRIQGVLTKDGSRFKAKKVILATGHSARDIFELLHGKGIQIEMKPLAIGVRVEHKQSLIDSIQYSCEDRGPYLPPSPYSVVKQVDGRGVYSFCMCPGGVIAPCATKPGEVVTNGWSSSQRSRSTANSGIVVELKPEDFKPFAKYGPLAAMEFQKEIEKKAWVLGGEKQTAPAQRLLDFVEGKISEDLPKTSYPPGIISADLKNIFPDFIYKALQKGFREFDKSMRGYLTNDAVVHAPETRTSSPVHIPRDPQSLQHIQIKGLFPCGEGAGYAGGIISAAMDGIKCAEACSVALTK from the coding sequence ATGGTGAAAGAACTCCAGCTCCGGCTCCTTCCTGAAATCGCAGGACAACCGGAGGAATTAAAAAACTACCTGGCTTCGACTTTAAAAGTCCTTCCGAACGATATCACTCATGTGGAAATCATCAATCGTTCCATAGACGCACGCCAAAGAATCGTATACGTCAATTTAAAAGTGAATGTTTTTATCAAAGAAGAGTTTACCGAAAGGTTACCTTCTTTGCCTCGTTACCCGAATGTAAAAAATGCGGAAGAAGTTCTGATCATCGGCGCGGGTCCCGCCGGATTATTTGCCGCTCTCAAACTCATCGAATTGGGAATCAAACCTATCCTTATTGAACGGGGAAAGGACGTAAAGGAACGAGTTTCCGACCTACGTGGAATCAACGTTCATCATATTGTGAATGAAGACTCTAACTACTGTTTTGGGGAAGGAGGAGCGGGAACATATTCCGACGGTAAACTTTATACCAGATCGAAAAAACGAGGGAACGTCAGGGAGATCTTGGAACTGCTCGTGGCTTTCGGCGCCAACAAAGACATATTAATCGAAGCACATCCTCATATCGGTACAAATAAACTTCCCGATATCATACGCCGCATCCGCGAGAATATCATAGAACAAGGAGGGGAAGTTCATTTTCAAAAAAGAGTAATCGATCTTATCATAGAAAATAACCGAATCCAGGGAGTTTTGACAAAAGACGGAAGCCGTTTCAAAGCAAAAAAAGTAATCTTGGCTACCGGACATTCTGCACGCGATATATTCGAATTATTACACGGCAAAGGAATTCAAATCGAAATGAAACCTCTTGCCATCGGTGTCCGTGTGGAACACAAACAATCTTTAATCGATTCCATCCAATACAGTTGCGAAGACAGAGGTCCTTATCTTCCTCCTTCTCCTTATAGCGTCGTCAAACAAGTGGACGGAAGAGGAGTGTATTCCTTTTGTATGTGCCCCGGAGGTGTGATTGCGCCTTGCGCCACCAAACCGGGTGAAGTTGTTACAAACGGATGGTCTTCTTCCCAAAGATCCAGATCCACGGCCAATTCGGGAATCGTAGTGGAATTGAAACCGGAAGATTTCAAACCATTCGCAAAATACGGTCCGCTTGCCGCGATGGAATTTCAAAAAGAAATTGAGAAAAAAGCTTGGGTCCTTGGAGGAGAAAAACAAACCGCTCCCGCACAACGACTGCTAGATTTTGTTGAAGGGAAAATTTCGGAAGACTTACCGAAAACATCTTATCCTCCGGGAATCATTTCCGCAGACTTAAAAAACATTTTTCCCGATTTCATTTACAAAGCCTTACAAAAAGGGTTTAGAGAATTTGACAAATCCATGCGCGGTTACCTTACCAATGATGCGGTGGTACATGCCCCGGAAACCAGAACCTCTTCCCCGGTTCATATTCCCAGAGATCCGCAAAGTTTACAACATATCCAAATCAAAGGATTGTTTCCTTGCGGAGAGGGAGCCGGTTATGCAGGAGGAATTATCTCCGCAGCGATGGACGGGATCAAATGTGCCGAAGCCTGTTCCGTTGCCCTTACGAAATAA